A single Gambusia affinis linkage group LG22, SWU_Gaff_1.0, whole genome shotgun sequence DNA region contains:
- the LOC122825645 gene encoding NACHT, LRR and PYD domains-containing protein 3-like yields MNAGRLSPETTLGEEDERQGEAQRTNQQMGESSGCEPTCKLLKNKHSKEFDLDFSGSPRKTHWEQEYESKCSGTGPEPEPEPEPEPQGVSLKSDKPKGFKPAASAETRKAAASVKSDSSMEIATQFKNRCQTFHHSVSQEFPDESEDESARIQHQKEINSAFKMLEENLTTFMRNELQKFQMILSSDYSETLENQEEDERNSADREQAKGSRETFLKLSLLFLRRMRKDDLADCLWSRTCATECTQNLKSSLRKRFCCVFEGIAKAGNPTLLNQIYTELYVTEGGDGEVTAEHEVRQIEAASRKQRVQEKTIRQENIFKASSEKDKPIRTVMTKGVAGIGKTLLTQKFALDWAENRSNQDIQFIFPFTFRELNVLKEKRFSLVELVHHFFNEFKEAQICRFNDFQIVFIFDGLDECRLPLDFHNNEILTDVTESTSLDVLLTNLIRGKLLPSALLWITTRPAAANQIPAECVDIVTDVKGFTDVQKEEYFRKRFVDQKQASMVVSHIKMSQSLRIMCHIPVFCWISATVLENVLRNRQGRELPKTLTELYIYFLLVQSKVKERKYEGGAETDLTWSPDSRKMIESLGKLAFDQLQKGNLIFYETDLAGSGIDIKAASIYSGVFTQIFKEERGIYQDKLFCFIHLSVQEFLAALHIHLTFVNSGVNLLDDKQPKQRVSKAFKNQPNVRKLHQTAVDTALQSPNGHLDLVLRILVGLSLPANQTLLRGLQTQTANVSQSNQETAEYIKRKISDGLCAEKSINLFHCLNELNDRSLVDEIQQYLRSGSLSTRKLSLAQWSALTFILLSSEKDLDVFDLRKYSASEDALLMLLPVVKASNKAQLSDCTLSEKTCEVLSSVLSSQSCCLREVDLSHNDLEDAGLGALSSGLLAPQCGLESLRVADCSLSQRSCETLSSCLRSQSLRLKSLDLSYNCLQDVGLKQLSDGLKSPFCKLESISLLACSLSEQSCETLASALSSPSCRLRSLNISHNKLGDSGVKRLCDQLKDKHCQVETVILCGCQLSERCCQYLSAVLSTQPSHLRELDLSSNNLTDAGVQQLCRGLGSPHCQLETLRLSGCLVTGKGCGYLASALSSNPTHLTELDLSYNHPGVVGKQMLSSDQKASPWKLTNLRLNPGGDVRLKPDVRKYFCELELDMNSVNRQLHLSDNNTKIRQVNDEQPYPDHPNRFQTCWQLMCRNGLTGRCYWEVEWRGAVLISVSCKGIKRSGKSEACRFGRNDQSWTLECSDVFGFSAWHVNRETTISGPSASHRVGVYLDHPAGMLSFYQASSHTLKHLYTFCATFTEPVYPSFGFWSGASVSLCPAASEKPAA; encoded by the exons TAAAGCTGCAGCCTCTGTGAAGAGCGACTCTTCCATGGAGATCGCAacacagttcaaaaacagatgTCAAACCTTTCATCACAG CGTCAGCCAGGAGTTCCCAGATGAATCTGAGGATGAATCTGCCAGAATCCAGCATCAAAAAGAGATAAACTCTGCATTTAAG ATGCTGGAGGAAAACCTCACGACTTTTATGAGGAATGAGCTGCAGAAGTTTCAGATGATTCTGAGTTCTGATTATTCAGAAACTCTAGAAAATCAGGAGGAAGACGAGAGGAACTCTGCCGACCGAGAACAGGCAAAGGGCAGCAGGGAGACGTTTCTAAAACTGTCGCTCCTGTTCCTGAGAAGAATGAGGAAAGACGATCTGGCCGATTGTTTGTGGAGCA GAACCTGCGCTACAGAATGCACACAGAACCTGAAGTCCAGCTTGAGGAAAAGgttctgctgtgtgtttgaGGGGATCGCTAAAGCAGGAAACCCAACACTTCTGAATCAGATCTACACAGAGCTGTACGTCACAGAGGGAGGCGACGGCGAGGTCACCGCAGAGCATGAGGTCAGGCAGATCGAAGCCGCATCCAGGAAGCAGCGTGTTCAGGAGAAAACTATCCGACAGGAAAACATCTTCAAAGCTtcctctgaaaaagacaaaccCATCAGAACAGTGATGACGAAGGGAGTCGCTGGAATTGGAAAAACACTCCTAACGCAGAAGTTCGCTCTGGACTGggcagaaaacagaagcaaCCAGGACATCCAGTTCATTTTCCCCTTCACTTTCAGGGAACTCAACGTCCTTAAAGAGAAACGCTTCAGTTTGGTTGAActtgttcatcatttctttAATGAGTTCAAAGAAGCACAAATCTGCAGGTTTAACGATTTCCAGATTGTGTTCATATTCGACGGGTTGGATGAGTGTCGACTCCCTCTGGACTTCCACAACAACGAGATCCTGACCGACGTGACAGAGTCCACCTCACTGGACGTCctgctgacaaacctcatcagggGGAAACTGCTTCCCTCCGCTCTCCTCTGGATCACCACACggcctgcagcagccaatcagatccctgCTGAGTGCGTTGACATAGTTACGGATGTGAAAGGGTTCACTGATGTGCAGAAGGAGGAATACTTCAGGAAGAGGTTTGTAGACCAGAAGCAGGCCAGCATGGTCGTCTCCCACATCAAGATGTCCCAAAGCCTCCGCATCATGTGCCACATCCCCGTCTTCTGTTGGATCAGCGCCACCGTTCTGGAAAATGTTCTGAGAAACAGGCAAGGAAGAGAGCTACCCAAGACCCTGACTGAGTTATACATCTACTTCCTGCTGGTTCAGAGCAAGGTGAAGGAGCGGAAATATGAAGGGGGAGCGGAGACAGATTTAACCTGGAgtccagacagcaggaagaTGATCGAGTCTCTGGGGAAactggcttttgatcagctgcagaaaggaaacctGATCTTCTATGAAACCGATCTGGCAGGATCTGGCATTGATATCAAAGCAGCTTCAATTTATTCAGGAGTGTTCACACAGATCTTTAAGGAGGAGAGAGGGATTTACCAGGACAAGTTGTTCTGCTTCATCCATCTGAGtgttcaggagtttctggctgctcttCACATCCACCTGACCTTCGTGAACTCTGGTGTCAACCTGCTGGATGacaaacagccaaaacaaaggGTCTCTAAGGCCTTTAAAAACCAGCCTAACGTAAGAAAACTTCACCAAACGGCTGTAGACACAGCGTTACAGAGTCCAAACGGTCACCTGGATCTAGTCCTCCGCATCCTGGTAGGTCTTTCACTGCCAGCCAATCAAACGCTGCTCCGCGGCCTGCAGACTCAAACAGCAAACGTCTCACAATCAAACCAGGAAACAGCTGAATACATCAAGAGGAAGATCAGTGACGGTCTGTGTGCGGAGAAAAGCATCAACCTGTTCCACTGTCTGAATGAACTGAACGACCGTTCTCTAGTGGATGAAATCCAGCAGTACCTGAGATCTGGGAGTCTTAGCACACGGAAACTGTCTCTGGCTCAGTGGTCGGCTCTGACCTTCATCCTACTGTCATCAGAAAAAGATCTGGACGTGTTTGACCTGAGGAAGTACTCTGCTTCAGAGGACGctcttctgatgctgctgccggTGGTTAAAGCCTCCAACAAAGCTCA GCTAAGCGACTGCACCCTCTCTGAGAAAACCTGTGAAGTTTTATCCTCAGTGCTCAgttcccagagctgctgcctgAGAGAAGTGGACCTGAGTCACAACGACCTGGAGGACGCAGGACTGGGAGCGTTGTCTTCTGGGCTGTTGGCTCCACAGTGTGGGCTGGAATCACTGAG ggTTGCTGACTGCAGCCTGTCACAGAGGAGCTGTGAGACTCTTTCCTCATGTCTCCGTTCACAGAGCTTGAGGCTCAAGAGTCTGGATTTGAGTTACAACTGCCTGCAGGATGTCGGACTGAAGCAACTGTCTGATGGATTGAAGAGTCCATTCTGCAAACTGGAAAGCATTAG tttgttggCATGCAGCCTGTCGGAGCAGAGCTGTGAAACTCTGGCCTCGGCGCTCAGCTCTCCCTCCTGCAGGCTCAGATCTCTGAACATCAGCCACAACAAGCTGGGAGACTCCGGGGTGAAGCGGCTCTGTGACCAACTGAAGGACAAACACTGTCAAGTGGAGACTGTCAT actTTGTGGATGCCAACTCTCAGAAAGATGCTGTCAGTATCTATCTGCAGTCCTCAGCACTCAGCCGTCCCACCTGAGAGAGCTGGACCTGAGCAGCAACAACCTGACAGACGCAGGAGtgcagcagctgtgcagagGCCTGGGCAGTCCTCACTGCCAGCTGGAGACGCTCAG ACTGTCAGGCTGTCTGGTCACAGGAAAAGGTTGCGGCTACCTGGCATCAGCTCTGAGCTCCAACCCGACTCacctgacagaactggacctgagctACAACCATCCAGGAGTCGTAGGGAAACAGATGCTGTCCTCTGATCAGAAGGCTTCACCGTGGAAACTGACTAATCTCAG GTTGAACCCAGGCGGAGACGTCAGGCTGAAACCTGATGTGAGGAAAT ATTTCTGTGAACTTGAACTGGACATGAATTCAGTGAACAGACAACTCCACCTGTCtgacaacaacacaaagatTAGACAGGTGAACGACGAGCAGCCGTACCCCGATCACCCGAACAGATTCCAGACCTGCTGGCAGCTCATGTGCAGAAATGGTCTGACTGGTCgctgttactgggaggtggagtggaGGGGAGCGGTTCTCATCTCTGTGAGCTGCAAAGGAATCAAACGAAGTGGAAAGAGTGAAGCCTGCAGGTTTGGAAGGAACGATCAGTCCTGGACGCTGGAGTGCTCCGACGTGTTTGGTTTCTCTGCCTGGCATGTTAACAGAGAAACAACCATCTCTGGTCCCTCTGCCAGCCACAGAGTGGGAGTTTATCTGGACCATCCTGCAGGAATGCTCTCCTTCTACCAGGCCTCCTCTCACACCTTGAAGCATCTCTACACCTTCTGCGCCACATTTACTGAACCCGTTTATCccagttttggtttttggtCTGGAGCCTCAGTGTCACTGTGTCCAGCAGCTTCAGAGAAACCTGCAGCTTAG